One Gossypium hirsutum isolate 1008001.06 chromosome A08, Gossypium_hirsutum_v2.1, whole genome shotgun sequence genomic window, TAATTACAATGCAAGAAGTAAGAAGGAAATGAGCAAACCCAAGCAACAAGCAAGCAAAACGCCACGGATGCCAACTGATAGAGCTCATTAGTCTGCAAATAAATATCTGGGTTAATAAATGTCTACATAGATTAAAGAACTGAAAAAATAAGACAGATTTGTTATATAAAGGTGTTACGAGAAAGAAACTTGTGATGcaagaaagaaaaattaaggGAAGAAAAAAATAGACTTGAAGTGTGATTCACAACTCAATTAGGCATTATTGAGTTTTAAATATAGGCATAGTACTTAACTTATAGCACAAGAAGTGCCcattttttttacctttaaaaATGTAGGTAAGCCCACTTATCCAATTGGCTAGGCACCCAACTCAATTATTTAAGTTCTAAAGAATTGTATATTCAAATTCTTTATACTTGATATTTGTAGCAATGTGGGATTACTAACATTGCAAACTACTAACGAGGTTACCTGTGATGATAGGCTTATCATGAGCTTAAGAAACCATGGCACACAAGTCCAAGATACTATTGTCAAAATGGTCAGAAATGTGATTAAAACCACCAACCTGAAAAACAAAGGAGAAAATGTATTATTAGAAACCTAAAAACTGTAATGATATTTCCCTCAACTGAATCAAAAAGAGTAGATCTTAGAGATTTTtcatttacgatttagtcatggATAATACTCCTTGAAGGACTCCAGAATTGCCACCTAGAACTGGAAGTAAAGCAAACAACAAACCCACAGCACAGTCCTGCCATAACAAAACTTATACTGTCTAAGCACAAGTGAAGTTCTTTTAACTGATGTGAtgacaaagaaaataaatacctgcAGGATAAGAGTTCCAATTGTAACTTGACCATGAAGGGCACTTATACTATTCCtttccatcaaaaatttcaaaacctGAAACCATTAAAGACAATAAGAGTAAAAGGAGACTACATGCATATACAAATGTGAAAGTGTTTCCTCAAATAAGCAATTTTCTCTAAAAGTTTTCACCAATCCAAGAACATGCAGTTCATAGAGGTTTACCACAGCTGTAGAAGACATAGATAGGAATGCACCAACAAAAACCCCCTCTGAAGCTTTACCCCCACATAACTGCAAAAAGCATGTAGCTGCATTCATCAAAAACTCATAACTAATTTGGAAGGAAAATACTATAAGAGATGAAGAAAAAATAGAAACCATCATATCTTCTCAATAGAAAACGTGAAAAACAATTTCAACATGcctaattaaacaaaaaaaaaaaaaagggtcctCGCCCAACTGATATAAAAAGAGTGGATAACATCTTGCCCAAGCGCCAGATAATGATAACATGGCGCTCACTTATGTGGTTACACCAGATGTTTTATAAGTACAGTATAAACTACAAACCATATATGCTAAAACTTAGAACCAATAACTGCAAAGCTTATTTTATGTGGTAAGATTTAACTATCAAACATTTACAGAAAAATATTTCTAACAATAGCACACATACCGAGACTGTTATACCACACAAGCACATGAATAGAAAAATTTGAAGAAGACCTCCAAGGACAGCAACTGCTCGAACAACACGAAGCTGCATAAATTGCAACAAGGTGAGTACCATGAGTCATAGGAATGAATCTAATAGGGTCAGTACAAGGCAACAAGCAAACCTTTGTTGCTGAAAATTCCAAGCCTAAAGCAAAAAGAAGAAAGATTACACCAAATTGAGCCACTGTTTCCACCTGAATTCATGAGCCAATAAAGATATGGACACGGTaagtgaaattatttaaaaaatgaaaagagaaaaatagtACACAGATGTGTAAGCTTCTACCACAGGTTCCTTGAacagaattatttatgaattaataaaGATTGTTTTGTTTGCTAATCCAACACAATTGCGCTAGTATTAGCATGTGTATTATTACCAGTTTACGCACATAAATGCATTTCTTAGACTGCTTCTTTTTCTAGGAACTCATGCATGCAAGCAAATATGAAATAAGTAGGAAGACCGATAACTATATTTTAACCAAtttcgaaattttgaaaattcgcATACATCTTTTACAAGCAACTTACAATGAGAGTAGGTTTTCAGTTCTTGCAGCATCAAGTAAATACAGTAGCTATATCACATCATGCTTATAAGCTTTGAAGGATTACTTATGTTGCTGTAGCTATGCATTTAAAACAGGAATTTCTGTTTATTATAATACAACAGCCTTGTTAAGCATCATGATCTTTAAACATCTAAAATGAGTTGGAACTTTTTCTAACTCAATCGCCAATTCTGCAAACCAACACCCCACTTTATATGTCTAGAAGTCTCATccaaacaaaacaaaacccaaGCCAAAGACAAGTAATTGCCAGCTAGTATGAAAGTGGAAGCAACATACTTGCACCATTTCACCAACAAAGCTAAACCCGCCGGGCCCAATAATAGATCCTGCAAGTAGATATCCAGTAATAAcctgaaatttgaaaatgtaaaggTAAAACTCTCCTTTAGAGAAAACCTGTAATTCTGAATCAAGAACAAGTTCTGCAAAGCATTTAAGAAGAGTTATAACCAGAAAACTGTGGTAGAGGGTGAAAACTAATggaatgaagaaaataaaaggcACAACAGCAATACCGGTTGTCCAGCACAAGCAAAAGCAATGCCACCGCATGTAGCAGAGACAATGACAATTATCAGATCCAATATTAATCTGCACAAGAATTTTGGGAAAATCAAAGTTGGTCCCAATACAACTGTGATGTCATCAAACTAAactaaatacataaaatatacaatAAAAGTTTAACCTTAAGTCTAGTTGTAGAACAGGATACTTCGACTTTGGGTTGGATATTATAAAGACATTGTCCTGACAAGAAGTATGCCAACATGGTCAGCATGTAATTTACTTAAATATAACTACACTAAAAATACAATTCCCTGAGGCAGCATTATCATGATTCAATGTCAACAGCAAGGAAAATTATAAACTGAATACAAATTTTAGAACACTTTTACAAGACATACATTTCGATCTATCAACGTTGGTGCATCATCAGCTCGGTTTTCATCATCCAAATGGAAAACGTCATGGAGCTGAAATGACCTGGCACAAGGCTCAAAAAAAATATAAGCTGTCAAGTAATGTGGGTTAGGCGAAGCAAAATGCCCACAATAGCAGAAGAACGGTTCGACTCTTACTTCTCTTCCTTGGTCTCATTTTTCTTGGTCTTAACTCTAGCAACAGTTTCCAAGACAGCCTAAGAAAAATAAACCAATTATGTTATCACCACCCAGCTTCTttaataattgatagaaaattcaTAAACAGACAGGTAAATTCTCATCTTTATTGCTAGAGTAGCATGGTTCAGCATTCTGATCTCAAAAGTTTTTCTCACTTGAAAACTAGATTGTAAATCATAACTAAACCCATCTGATCCAATAAATTGTTTACAGCTTTAGATCCTTTAACCACTAAAgtcaatattgaaatttaaaggcAGCCGACGGCCGGCCTCTACACAATAAAAGAAGCTCCACTTTTAAGTGCTTAATCAATGATCAATTTCAAAACTAAAGGTCATAGAAAATgaataacattattaaaaaatataactaGCCTACCACCAACCTGCTTCCCCGCGACACTATTGTTGAAACTATCAGGATCAGTagctgcaaaaaaaaaaaaaaagaggtaagAATTCAATAATTGAAACTAAAAGAGCCAAATTAAGATTTCTATTTTATAACTTAGAACAGAGGAATGAATTTCGTTTTCTACTTCTTGTGTTCACTTGTCACTGCAATTTTTAAAGCTCTTTACGCAAATGCGgtaaattttctaaataaaatacaGCGAAATAAACAGAAATGTTCATAATCAAACATCAAACGTTAaacattttaatgaaaaatacaaaattaagaaaaaaaactgaGTGAAGTAACAGCTTATCCACATGCTTCAAAAGCCTAACTCAACTAACCACCATTGGTACAGAAATAAATGCCGAATGcagattgaaaaagagagagagagagagagagagagagagaataacgAGAATTCAGATCTGGTAGTACGGACCTTCAGTTTGGTCGGTGTCATTGAATTCCTTCTCAAGAGCACGATCGATCATGCCGACAAAACTATCCTCTCTGGATCTCGGGTCCGAGACATTGGCCAGAACGGCGGTGACATTGATCTCCACCGCCGACCGGGCGTCAATGACGGCGACGGAAGTGATGAATACAATGAGATCACAAATGAAGAAGAGAGCAGAGAATTCTCTCATTTCCGAGGTTTtagtgaatgaaaaaaaaagtgaaagaaaatagagaaattaGTAGACGCGTAAATTAACGAAAGAGAGAGTGAAGCGTATTGGAATCGCGCCTTTCGGCTTTTTTCGTTTCCTTCTCCACTCTCCCGCTTGTTTGTtggaaaaaataatatttgtttaaagtcagcttaaaaaaataaatggagGTTGATGAAAAGGATACTGTACCACTCAAATCAGGTGTTAATCCTACTCATACGCGCTCAACGGTACCGCGTTCAA contains:
- the LOC107940206 gene encoding K(+) efflux antiporter 4 isoform X4; translation: MREFSALFFICDLIVFITSVAVIDARSAVEINVTAVLANVSDPRSREDSFVGMIDRALEKEFNDTDQTEATDPDSFNNSVAGKQAVLETVARVKTKKNETKEEKSFQLHDVFHLDDENRADDAPTLIDRNDNVFIISNPKSKYPVLQLDLRLILDLIIVIVSATCGGIAFACAGQPVITGYLLAGSIIGPGGFSFVGEMVQVETVAQFGVIFLLFALGLEFSATKLRVVRAVAVLGGLLQIFLFMCLCGITVSLCGGKASEGVFVGAFLSMSSTAVVLKFLMERNSISALHGQVTIGTLILQDCAVGLLFALLPVLGGNSGVLQGVLSMTKSLVVLITFLTILTIVSWTCVPWFLKLMISLSSQTNELYQLASVAFCLLVAWCSDKLGLSLELGSFAAGVMISTTDLGQHTLEQVEPIRNFFAALFLASIGMLINVHFLWNHVDILLAAVILVIIIKTMVVAAVVKGFRYSNKTSILVGMSLAQIGEFAFVLLSRASNLHLVEGKLYLLLLGTTALSLVTTPLLFKLIPAVVRLGVLLRWFPADSPEVHKRAKKQVD
- the LOC107940206 gene encoding K(+) efflux antiporter 4 isoform X1 produces the protein MREFSALFFICDLIVFITSVAVIDARSAVEINVTAVLANVSDPRSREDSFVGMIDRALEKEFNDTDQTEATDPDSFNNSVAGKQAVLETVARVKTKKNETKEEKSFQLHDVFHLDDENRADDAPTLIDRNDNVFIISNPKSKYPVLQLDLRLILDLIIVIVSATCGGIAFACAGQPVITGYLLAGSIIGPGGFSFVGEMVQVETVAQFGVIFLLFALGLEFSATKLRVVRAVAVLGGLLQIFLFMCLCGITVSLCGGKASEGVFVGAFLSMSSTAVVLKFLMERNSISALHGQVTIGTLILQDCAVGLLFALLPVLGGNSGVLQGVLSMTKSLVVLITFLTILTIVSWTCVPWFLKLMISLSSQTNELYQLASVAFCLLVAWCSDKLGLSLELGSFAAGVMISTTDLGQHTLEQVEPIRNFFAALFLASIGMLINVHFLWNHVDILLAAVILVIIIKTMVVAAVVKGFRYSNKTSILVGMSLAQIGEFAFVLLSRASNLHLVEGKLYLLLLGTTALSLVTTPLLFKLIPAVVRLGVLLRWFPADSPEDRCINVQKSKSIERTDRSGNNWQRRMNSDIKYDSPCPPMPHCHSDIWLDELCVIASIYKVIHFNLFPTLIDWFICCFFFSTNCKCM
- the LOC107940206 gene encoding K(+) efflux antiporter 4 isoform X2, whose amino-acid sequence is MREFSALFFICDLIVFITSVAVIDARSAVEINVTAVLANVSDPRSREDSFVGMIDRALEKEFNDTDQTEATDPDSFNNSVAGKQAVLETVARVKTKKNETKEEKSFQLHDVFHLDDENRADDAPTLIDRNDNVFIISNPKSKYPVLQLDLRLILDLIIVIVSATCGGIAFACAGQPVITGYLLAGSIIGPGGFSFVGEMVQVETVAQFGVIFLLFALGLEFSATKLRVVRAVAVLGGLLQIFLFMCLCGITVSLCGGKASEGVFVGAFLSMSSTAVVLKFLMERNSISALHGQVTIGTLILQDCAVGLLFALLPVLGGNSGVLQGVLSMTKSLVVLITFLTILTIVSWTCVPWFLKLMISLSSQTNELYQLASVAFCLLVAWCSDKLGLSLELGSFAAGVMISTTDLGQHTLEQVEPIRNFFAALFLASIGMLINVHFLWNHVDILLAAVILVIIIKTMVVAAVVKGFRYSNKTSILVGMSLAQIGEFAFVLLSRASNLHLVEGKLYLLLLGTTALSLVTTPLLFKLIPAVVRLGVLLRWFPADSPEIGLKGDSLRADSAKRITLMVQGSHDS
- the LOC107940206 gene encoding K(+) efflux antiporter 4 isoform X3, whose product is MREFSALFFICDLIVFITSVAVIDARSAVEINVTAVLANVSDPRSREDSFVGMIDRALEKEFNDTDQTEATDPDSFNNSVAGKQAVLETVARVKTKKNETKEEKSFQLHDVFHLDDENRADDAPTLIDRNDNVFIISNPKSKYPVLQLDLRLILDLIIVIVSATCGGIAFACAGQPVITGYLLAGSIIGPGGFSFVGEMVQVETVAQFGVIFLLFALGLEFSATKLRVVRAVAVLGGLLQIFLFMCLCGITVSLCGGKASEGVFVGAFLSMSSTAVVLKFLMERNSISALHGQVTIGTLILQDCAVGLLFALLPVLGGNSGVLQGVLSMTKSLVVLITFLTILTIVSWTCVPWFLKLMISLSSQTNELYQLASVAFCLLVAWCSDKLGLSLELGSFAAGVMISTTDLGQHTLEQVEPIRNFFAALFLASIGMLINVHFLWNHVDILLAAVILVIIIKTMVVAAVVKGFRYSNKTSILVGMSLAQIGEFAFVLLSRASNLHLVEGKLYLLLLGTTALSLVTTPLLFKLIPAVVRLGVLLRWFPADSPEDRCINVQKSKSIERTGSFRVAKLFI
- the LOC107940206 gene encoding K(+) efflux antiporter 4 isoform X5, which encodes MREFSALFFICDLIVFITSVAVIDARSAVEINVTAVLANVSDPRSREDSFVGMIDRALEKEFNDTDQTEATDPDSFNNSVAGKQAVLETVARVKTKKNETKEEKSFQLHDVFHLDDENRADDAPTLIDRNDNVFIISNPKSKYPVLQLDLRLILDLIIVIVSATCGGIAFACAGQPVITGYLLAGSIIGPGGFSFVGEMVQVETVAQFGVIFLLFALGLEFSATKLRVVRAVAVLGGLLQIFLFMCLCGITVSLCGGKASEGVFVGAFLSMSSTAVVLKFLMERNSISALHGQVTIGTLILQDCAVGLLFALLPVLGGNSGVLQGVLSMTKSLVVLITFLTILTIVSWTCVPWFLKLMISLSSQTNELYQLASVAFCLLVAWCSDKLGLSLELGSFAAGVMISTTDLGQHTLEQVEPIRNFFAALFLASIGMLINVHFLWNHVDILLAAVILVIIIKTMVVAAVVKGFRYSNKTSILVGMSLAQIGEFAFVLLSRASNLHLVEGKLYLLLLGTTALSLVTTPLLFKLIPAVVRLGVLLRWFPADSPEPFS